gtggattattattactgtgacagaatacatCAACAGcaccaggcggatttatttttctggaTATTCCCACCTTATCTAAATTCTGTTTGTGGTCTGGCAGTTTCTAATCTGTTTCTCTAAAAACTAAtgggtttattcaaatattttggaAGCACTAGAAgcaaatagtaatagtaattaaatagtaaaaaaaatagtaatttttaatgtatttttttttatgacgaATCAGTGCCAGCAATGGCATCGTGAGAATGACCGCAGACCCCAGagtgtagctagctagttagcttagctaggttagctgaatAAGACTAATAGCAGATAAGGCCAAAGTCTGAGAAATCACCATTTTGTGCAGCTGTGTGAGAAAAAACATACAAGTTATTGGGTTTTATTGTgtaactttatattttatatttataaatcgGACCCGTGATGGAGTTTGAGCCTGAGGTAACTAGCGttacgctagctagctagttagcttggcTAGCTATTTAGCTTAGCTCGGTTAGCAAGACGAGGCTATGGCCAGATAAAGCAAAAGTCTGATAAACCACCTTTTTGTGCAACTGTGTGAGGAAAACGGACAATTTATCGGGTTTTATTGTGTAACTGTATTTCCAAATCAAGTTAAATAGGACCCTTGATTGAGTTTGAGCCTGAGGTAACCAACAGCGATTAAACTTGATTAGGTAATAAAGTTACAGAGGCAAATCTGATAAAACGCCACTTTGTGTAACTGGGAgggaaaaaaagacaatttattgggttttattgtgtaactttatattattttaaaacaagcttAAATAGCACCTGTGATGGAGTCTGTGCCTGAGGTAACTAGCATTaggtaagctaactagctagttagcttagctagctagctagttagcttagctcggTTAGCAGGACGAGGCTATGGCCAGATAAGTACCTAAGTATGGTCTGATAAACCACCTTTTTGTTCAACTGTGTGAGGAAAACGGACAATTTAGTGGGTTTTATTGTGTAACTTTATTACCAAATCAAGTTAAATAGGACCCGTGATGGAGTCTGAGCCTGAGGTAACTAGCGTTACAttatctagctagttagcttagctagctcagTTAGCTCAACGTTAGttaactatattttattattattaagaaaccAAGTTAATAGGACCTGTGGTGGATCCTGAGCCTGAGGTAACTGAACCAGCTTAATGCTAGCTCGGTTAGCAGGACGAGGCGAAAGTCTAATAAACCACCTTTTTGTGCAACTGTGTGAGGGAAAACAGACAATCTTTTGGGTTTTATTGTGTAACTTTGATATATAAAGTTATGTATAAGACAATATTTGAATATAATCAGACAATTTagattataactgattattttaagtttatggtaaccctatatatctatatgtgtgtgtgtatatatatatatatatatatatatatatatatatatatatatatatatatatatatatatatatatatatatatatacacatatacatatatatatatgtatatatatatatatatacatatacatatatatatatatatatatatatatagagagagatatatatatagatatatatatatatatagagagagagagagagacagagagagagagagagacagagagagagagagagagagagagagagagagagagagagaaatatacaggAAACAGGAAAGCCCAGCGGTGCATTGTCCACACATTCTTCGGACATGGTATAGCTGAACTGTTCATGCAAAACAGGAAACACAACTTTAGAATTCGCAGGGATCTGTAGATTCAGAACCCTcagctaatgggaaaaacaggAAATGTACTCACATATACATTTGTTTAGGATTGTTTAGGCAAATGTTAAGGTGTCTTCATACTGGGAGGAGTCGAGGAGAATAGAGTTCTTTTAATACGACTGTAAAATGTAAGAGATTCAGAGACTGTCTCTAGAAGCTGAGCGGTCTGCGAATCGTGAGGCTTCAGGGTAGGCTCTCCAGGAGCCTCCTGTTAATAAACTTGCTTTGTTTTAATAGAATCTACAACTCCTAGTGAACCTTCATAAAACACAGTATATGGATAATTGTTTTGGTGTGTATGCAACAATTACTACCAAATCAAGTTAAATAGGCCCTGTGTATGTGTCTGAGGTAACTAGCGttacgctagctagctagttagcttagctaggttaagtTAAAAAGCCTGTACCCGTTGTTTGGCTAAGCGTGAGGAATAATTCAAGTTAAAAGTATGTAAAAGTATATAGTTATGCTTTGAAGTATATCATAGTTATTTTTGCTTTGTCGTTTGGATGAAACTTAATGGTGTTTAGTTAAAGCTTCTGTATATGATATTGATGGGGGGTATTAtggtgagtgtttggagaggattgttttaactaaaaatctggtctctgtaaaatgttttttttacagaagtggcaataaattaaagtttaagtatcattaaacatggaataaatatttaacttttctacttggaatatttattttactgtaagttTATCCAAATGCAATGTGTGTCCTTATTTATCTATTCAACCTAATTTAGATGTTGTAAATACGTCTTCAAACAAATGGAACATAGTTTGAACAAACAGCAtggacattttttgttgttgtaaaaatAATGGGCACGAGTCATACTGATGTCTTTTTAAGGTTTTTTGAAGTGTCTTGAGCTAGAGTCCATTTCTAGTTACACTCTAGCACTCTAGTTACACTCTAGTTAGCTAGCACAACAATACTGTGTACAACTCAAAATAAACAAgattaaacaaaaatgtatatttttagttttagaccTTTTAGACCTTGTGTTGGCTATGGCTGTTGTAAGTTAGTTCGCGTCACATGACTCTTTACATTCCACCACAAAACAACACTAAAGtacaaaatattttagatttgtatattttaaacacattttactcttatttttaaacctgttcatactggtttttagcactttttaataaCCAAATGAAATGACAATTAatttataatgataaataaaacaataaaaacaccttAATCAACATGTTACTCAGACAGGTACAGCTCCCTTCAATAACCTTACATAATTTTTGTAGACAAAAATAACCCAACTAAATGACTGACTGAGTTTTCCCCTGTTTCTCCTGCAGAAAGAAAGGACCTCCTGCTTCGTGTCTTCTCCTGCTTTGGGTAGTCATCTTGCAACAAGGTTCAAGAATTTACTTAAACAGATGCATAAACATCTCCATTAGGAATTCCTCCCACTGTGCAAAAAAAGGAGTGTAATTTAAACATGGTGTCTAAAAGCTCCGGTTCTCAGAAAACAACCCCTGCTTCCACTGGTAATGAAACAACTAACAGGACGAAACAAACGAGTCAAGTGAAAAAGAAGGAATCACATCAGTGCCCTGAATGCGGGAAGAATTTAACTACAAAGACTGGTCTCAGAATACACCGGcggattcacactggagagaaaccgtatcagtgctctgaGTGCGGTATAAGTTTTAAAGCACAGAGTTCCCTTCAAGTACACAAGCgccttcacactggagagaaaccgtatgagtgctcagactgcgggaagagcttCAATACCAAGGGTAATCTAAACTTACAcgagcgcgttcacactggagagaaaccatataagtgctcagagtgtggaaagtgtTTTAGAGTACAGAGCAGTCTGGATGAACACCAGTACGTTCACACTGGAGTGAAACCGTATCCGTGCCTAAAGTGTGACAAGAGCTTTCCTAGATTAAATAGTCTTTTAGATCATGagcgtattcacactggagagaaaccgtttcagtgcacagagtgtgggaagagctttactgTAAAAAGCCATCTTAAACAACACATGActgttcacacaggagagaaaccgtatcagtgttcagagtgcAAGAAGAGCTTTGCTAGGCTAAGCAGACTCCAACAACatcagctcattcacactggagagaaaccgtatcagtgttcagagtgcAAGAAGAGCTTCGCTAGGCTACGCAGTCtccaaatacatcagcgcattcacactggagagaaaccgtttcactgctcagtgtgtggaCAGAGTTTTAGGGCACAGAGTAATCTAATATCACACCGAAGTACTCACACACAGTTGAGACCTCACGAGTGCtcggattgtgggaaatattttaaagaagtGCGAGCTCTTAAAATAcacaagcgcattcacactggagagaaaccgtttaaCTGCACGTTGTGCGGAAAGAGTTTTACCACGCATTCTAGTCTGATATCACACAAGCTCATTCACACTGGTGAGAAACCGTTTCAGTGCTCGCTGTGCGAGAAGGCTTTTTCTAACAGCAAAGCTCTTAAAATACACAAACGTATTCACACTGGGGAGAAGCCGTATCACTGCTCACATTGTGACAAGAGTTTTTTGAGGCGGCGTGGTCTACAATCTCACCAGTACATTCATAAAGAAATCAAACCGCATCAGTGCACACAGTGTGAAAAGAGTTTTATAGGAAAGCGTAGTCTCCAAAGACACCAGCACTCTCACACTGGAGAGAGGCCTTATCACTGCACGGAGTGCGAGAAGACGTTTACTGCAGAGTTTCTCCTTGTACTGCACCAGCGGCGCATTCACGCCAAAGAGAAAAAATATCACTGCGAAGAGTGCGCCAAGAGTTTTACTAATAAGAAGATtttcaaaaaccaccagcgcctTCATATCAAAGAGAAGAAGTATCGGTGCTCGGAGTGTGGGAAGAGCTGTACAAATGTGAGgaatctccaaaaacaccagagCCTTCATGCCAGAGAAAAAAGAATGCATCGGTGCTCAGAGTGTGGAGAGAGTTTTACAGTTAAGAGGAATCTTCTAAAACACCAGCGCCTTCATACTGATGCAGAGAGCCAGGAAAGTTCATCACCATCAAACGAGAGGTaagaacattatttttaaagtctgggacaatacattttaaatggtgCATCAATTtactcattatttcattttaaaggtgaagactttgggtgtagttaaacatgataaagagtactaacctttgttgaataccTCACCTCTGCTTTCCTTCAGCTTTCtcagatccagtaattttgtgctttttgccaacACTTTGTACAGTGGCCGCACCGGGGCATGTTTTGCCCCAgcaaatcgctttttacaccgttatccagtctcaatgtagctccacacccccttggtagaatccagagagccctgacatttaaattgaggcattaagaacttttaaaagtgcacaagaagcttattaaaaaccactgtttacatcttatAACGCTTCTTTGGAGCTCCgggcgccaccatcactgtactgataatgtcatagacatatttatacatagactctgcaatGCCTATATATAGAGTCTGtatacacacatgtatacacacacagactctatgtataggctatgcagagtctatgtataaatatgtctatgacattatcagtacaaagatggcaACGTCCAAAGATTTACCTGCACTATGAGATATAAACagtggtttttgtttttgtgttttttgacatGCATTCCTCCATTTAgccaaaaagttttgggacactttCGGCCAAGCACAGTTTCACTATTTAGCCAGATAGTTTTGAACTCCTGGACGTCTTTTCAATTCACTGTTTCAGCCGAAGGTATTTGGACTCCTAAGCTGAAGCAAACGTTTTTGGACTCAGCCCTATTAGACAAACATATTTACAACCCATcatctagtaacaccttagcagcctCCATGCAACACCCTAACATCTGAAACTTGAGCTGCAGGCGTAgtcacagtttctgcaggaaatGCACAGTCTAGATCTGGAGTGTAGTTCTATTGCATTCCAATAAAATGAAgcttttgtatatttgtatgatAAGCATGTCGCctctattgattgattgattaattgattggaagtttgtttgtttgtttggagagatAACTGTTGATCTGTGTTTTTGATAGTTCTGCAGAGGAGTGGGACGAAGACAGATCTGACTAAAGGACAGATTCTAGAAACTGCCAATCCGAGCTCTGCAGTGGTGAGTTGGTTTCAGCCGTTTGGATCACTGCTAGACCCATCACTATAACCTTTTGTTTTTCTgacaatacatatttttttcgGGGCTAAAATTTTTTCATCATTACTCCAACTACAATTACTAAGAAATAAAACCACTGTCTCCCGTTAAAACAAACTGGCAGACgtttttattgaatattaaagCTCTGGGCAACCAGAAATTCTTTCGCTAacgcttgtctgtctgtctgtctctctctttcgctaacgccacctgtctttctttctttctttcgctaacgtctgtctgtctgtctctctttcgctaacaccatctgtctgtctgtctttctttcgctAACgtcgtctgtctgtctttctttctttcgctaacgttgtctgtctgtctgtctctatatctctctctttcgcttgctccatctgtctctcttgtTTTTTCCTTTCACTCGCTCCATATTTCTCCATGTCTCTCTTATTCGCACGcagcatctgtctgtctgtctatctctctctttttcttgcactgtctgtgtgtctttctctTCGGCTCGCATCGTCTGTCTGTCCgtcactgtttctctctttcgctaACATCGTCTGTCTgtatctttgtctctctctttcgctgtcaccatctgtctgtctgtctgtctctctctttcgcttgcagCTTCTGTTGTCGCGTCTAATACAGCATATGGGGTTGTTTTCCCTGAAGGAAAGCCGGGGCTCTCTACAACTCGCTAAGTTCTACTAAGTTCGCTAAGCATAAAATTTACAAAGTTAAATCAGTGAATAAAAGATAGACGAGAATCAAGCttttaaaagaaaagagaagacaggtttcaggtgtgtgtgtgtgcatgtgtgcgtgagtTCACGTACAGATTTATTATAAACAGAGTGGACAGTTTTGACGTGGGCAGCAGGCCAAGATACTGACACTTTCCCCGGGTGAGCGAGCCGAGTGTGTTAGCCTCCCTATAGATTAGGACAGATAACGCCAGTGCAAAGATTAACCTGCCCCCGGTCTCTGCCTCGGCTACtcgtgttttttttaaaaaggcgaTCTTGACCAAATTTGGACACTGAAACCGAAGGGagttatataacaaaataaatgtatttcagcCCACCTGACTGTCCAGCCCATTTTCAACTGTATAAAACTGTGTGTCTTTGTCTGGTATCATCAGAAGACTTTGGGGATCCAAATAAACTTGAATATTGAAACTATCTACTATTTAACATACAGTTTAAATATCTATAAGGTTACTTGTTTGGCTCccacgctgtctgtctctctcattcgctTGCaacatctgtatctctctctgtctcttttgttcatgccatttctctttctctctctctctctctctctctgagatattataatacagtaaaaatgatctagtctgcctgacctaaactacacaattattactgtccctcacaataatacagggaaattccagcattaaaaaaataaatcatgatttttaattcattttaagtgacccactaatatattttaattttaacaatctaatgctgatattttttaaaaagaactcaaaccctgaaatgcatccagtaaaatGCTTAAGAAAACATATGTGTAGACATGTTTAGtaaaacaataacattgttataagAAAGTTCCTTTGTTATTATGAAAGGTTATTATTGCAGAAAGGTGTTCTCTTTATTCAAAGCACGGTCCAACCTTAGGGCGCTCAGCAGCTCCCAGCTCCCCCAACTCCACCCTGCTCAACTCCAACACCAACTGACTGACTGTGTCTCACACACCGTCTAAATAGTGTTTATACATGGGGGACTCAGAagcaaaaactgaagcagaagcaaacaagagatttcagaagggggggggggggggggtcctaaagggtgggttgggtaattgacctcgtaaattggggagaaaattccATTTTAAGTCCTTGTGGATAAAGTGATCAGCTGAATgccataaatgtatatttttgagataattcTGTTAATTCTCTACttttgtttttgtgctttttataCAGCCTGGTCCTTTTCACAGCAACAGGGAAGAAAAtgataaaagaggaaaaacatcCTGAGAAAGATCTCCAAATACCTCTCACTCGTAAatattctttagttttttttgtttgttttgtattccAGTAGTGAAGGAACGAAAAATAATGAATGGTTTTATAagtatgattatatatttttatgcgttttctttatatttactctttttttccacacTGAAGGTTTTATTGTATTCAGTGTAATATTTACTTACTGATTTTGGATCAGTACatgtcagagactgtaaaaaaaaaagatggacgctgtgtctccgttcccagtcattcaatgaaaatgaagctaaaatcttcctccatgttggcgatcctgacaccgattctgcgcagtagagaccagaggagggagaaagactgtggtctgtggtggcttcacttttgagagacgatgctctgtccagctatatacaatCTATGATACATGTCTATAATGATATATAAAGGTACTTTTATATTTACCCTATATATTTACCTGTTGTATTTATCTTCTATGCATTTTTGTCACACTTACCTGTGATATTTACCTGTTGTACGTACCTGTAAATCTATACGTAGTCCTGAAAGGTGGAGCtagctctgtgattggctgaatGAATCAGGTAAATCCTGGAAGAGACAGTATATGAATTAGAGAATGTTCGCACTGAATTGATGTAAACAGGTatagtttttactttttctcttgttttatttttgcaactCTCTTTTTGAGATTCACATTCTTATTTTTGTAATTGAATCTCTTTATACATTTTACAACTACAGACACAGGGCAAATCAACAGgtacattttaagtttttaagaatATTTATAAACATATCCATAGAGTCAGATTTgacaagaaactaaaatataataatagttaataaataaataagtaaatcagataaatcaggagtaggagtgtgccatatcgtaccgtacacaataatatcaccaacattattttatatggtgaacgatattacagCCTGAAATATGatgctata
This genomic stretch from Astyanax mexicanus isolate ESR-SI-001 unplaced genomic scaffold, AstMex3_surface scaffold_31, whole genome shotgun sequence harbors:
- the LOC125788905 gene encoding gastrula zinc finger protein XlCGF26.1-like isoform X3, with translation MVSKSSGSQKTTPASTGNETTNRTKQTSQVKKKESHQCPECGKNLTTKTGLRIHRRIHTGEKPYQCSECGISFKAQSSLQVHKRLHTGEKPYECSDCGKSFNTKGNLNLHERVHTGEKPYKCSECGKCFRVQSSLDEHQYVHTGVKPYPCLKCDKSFPRLNSLLDHERIHTGEKPFQCTECGKSFTVKSHLKQHMTVHTGEKPYQCSECKKSFARLSRLQQHQLIHTGEKPYQCSECKKSFARLRSLQIHQRIHTGEKPFHCSVCGQSFRAQSNLISHRSTHTQLRPHECSDCGKYFKEVRALKIHKRIHTGEKPFNCTLCGKSFTTHSSLISHKLIHTGEKPFQCSLCEKAFSNSKALKIHKRIHTGEKPYHCSHCDKSFLRRRGLQSHQYIHKEIKPHQCTQCEKSFIGKRSLQRHQHSHTGERPYHCTECEKTFTAEFLLVLHQRRIHAKEKKYHCEECAKSFTNKKIFKNHQRLHIKEKKYRCSECGKSCTNVRNLQKHQSLHAREKRMHRCSECGESFTVKRNLLKHQRLHTDAESQESSSPSNESSAEEWDEDRSD